Sequence from the Blochmannia endosymbiont of Colobopsis nipponica genome:
TTATAATTAAAATTTAATCATGGTTTTGATTTTTAATAATAGCACATTGAAATGGTTGTTTAATGAGGATAGAGATTGTCTATATGGCAAATTGATTAAATAAATAGAGTGTCTGCTGGTGTATTTTCAAGAAATTAAGGAATTTTTGGTTAATCACATTTTATTAAGCATGATCTGGATAGCTTTGTTGGTTTTTGTTTTTTTTTCTTTTTTCCAAAGTTGGTTATTTAGTTCTTTTATGGTATCTTGTGACAAAGCTATTCAGTTGATTAACAGAGAAGATGCGATAGTTATAGATTTACGTAGTTCTGACGATTATCGTAAGGGGCATATTATTCGTAGTGTTAATTTGTCAGCGTTA
This genomic interval carries:
- a CDS encoding rhodanese-like domain-containing protein gives rise to the protein MVNHILLSMIWIALLVFVFFSFFQSWLFSSFMVSCDKAIQLINREDAIVIDLRSSDDYRKGHIIRSVNLSALDIQSDYYRTVIRKKNIPLLLVCDNDKISFNLARYLNKRIGLKNVYVLQNGISRWLHEQLPLVKGE